A DNA window from Bacillus carboniphilus contains the following coding sequences:
- a CDS encoding YolD-like family protein encodes MLRDRGRIKWTSMMLPEHVKLLREWAEEDKYETAREFDEQELEEMNQLLEEAILTEHPVTLTYFKNRQYKMVTGWIHKVDPYQQTLHIKSEDGENVQIPFLYLDHIEL; translated from the coding sequence ATGCTTAGAGACCGAGGACGAATCAAATGGACATCGATGATGCTGCCTGAACACGTTAAGCTTTTGCGTGAATGGGCAGAAGAGGATAAATATGAGACGGCTAGAGAGTTTGATGAGCAAGAGCTAGAAGAAATGAATCAGCTGTTAGAAGAGGCGATTTTAACCGAACATCCGGTTACTCTTACGTATTTTAAAAATCGCCAATATAAAATGGTTACTGGCTGGATTCATAAAGTAGACCCGTATCAGCAGACTCTTCATATAAAAAGTGAAGACGGGGAAAACGTGCAAATTCCATTTTTGTATTTAGATCACATTGAACTATAA
- a CDS encoding CDGSH iron-sulfur domain-containing protein, with translation MEKVVIKVNDNGSLRVTGGDLVELVDAEGNKFETKKAFSLCRCGLSKNKPFCDGTHKGNFDSCVRAEKVL, from the coding sequence GTGGAAAAAGTTGTTATTAAAGTAAATGATAACGGATCACTTCGTGTGACAGGTGGGGATCTTGTCGAGCTTGTTGATGCAGAAGGAAACAAGTTCGAAACGAAAAAAGCTTTCTCTCTTTGTCGTTGTGGACTTTCTAAAAATAAACCATTTTGTGATGGGACTCATAAAGGGAACTTTGATTCCTGTGTAAGAGCTGAGAAGGTTTTATAA
- a CDS encoding iron-sulfur cluster biosynthesis family protein: MNITITERAGLEIGKRVNVKQETLRLLYDTEGCGCAVSGVPTLYKEKSQPKDRQAQTNTNVNIYYNPQHEVFLGTELIIDFSEKANTFQLKTPNEMLSPRMRLI, encoded by the coding sequence ATGAATATTACCATCACAGAAAGAGCTGGGTTAGAAATTGGAAAACGCGTGAACGTCAAACAGGAAACTCTCCGTTTACTTTATGATACAGAAGGTTGTGGATGTGCCGTAAGTGGTGTCCCGACTTTATATAAAGAGAAAAGTCAACCAAAGGATAGGCAAGCGCAAACGAATACGAATGTTAACATTTATTATAATCCTCAACACGAAGTATTTTTAGGTACGGAGCTCATTATTGATTTCTCCGAAAAAGCCAATACGTTTCAATTAAAAACGCCAAACGAAATGCTAAGTCCACGAATGAGACTAATATAA
- the argC gene encoding N-acetyl-gamma-glutamyl-phosphate reductase: MEEHMKAAIVGGTGYSAVELIRLLHHHPYVEIETIVSHSTAGQEMDTVYPHLTQIIQQPLDQLDVDQISNKVDVVFFATPSGVSKGYVPHFLERGVACIDLSGDFRLESPIEYEQWYKKSAAEEKYLNQAVYGLSEVYQNEIKESKLIANPGCYPTATLLGLLPAIQNHLIDYQSIIIDAKSGVSGAGRSQSLATHYAEVNENLKAYKMGAHQHIPEIEQMLKVESGSDLQITFTTHLVPMTRGIMATIYAPLKAQIKTADVIHLYKEFYEKHPFIRVRNEGEFPATKEVYGSNYCDIGLYADDRTGRLTVVSVIDNLVKGAAGQAIQNLNIMNGWDVQTGLTNLPIYP; encoded by the coding sequence GTGGAAGAACATATGAAAGCGGCCATTGTTGGCGGAACCGGATATAGTGCAGTGGAACTCATTCGGCTATTACATCACCACCCTTATGTAGAAATTGAAACGATTGTTTCTCATTCCACAGCAGGGCAAGAGATGGATACCGTCTATCCACATTTAACTCAAATCATTCAACAACCATTGGATCAATTAGATGTTGATCAAATTAGTAATAAGGTCGATGTCGTATTTTTTGCGACGCCATCAGGAGTAAGTAAAGGTTATGTACCGCATTTCTTAGAACGCGGAGTTGCTTGTATCGACCTTTCTGGTGATTTTCGCTTGGAATCTCCAATTGAATACGAACAATGGTACAAAAAGTCAGCTGCGGAAGAAAAATACTTAAACCAAGCTGTATACGGATTGAGTGAAGTGTATCAGAACGAAATAAAGGAATCTAAACTGATTGCCAATCCGGGCTGTTATCCAACCGCTACTCTTTTAGGGCTACTTCCTGCTATTCAAAACCATCTAATCGACTATCAATCTATTATTATAGACGCGAAATCCGGAGTATCAGGAGCAGGAAGAAGCCAGTCTTTAGCAACACATTATGCTGAAGTAAATGAAAATCTTAAGGCCTATAAAATGGGAGCACATCAACATATCCCGGAGATTGAACAAATGCTAAAAGTCGAAAGTGGGTCAGACCTGCAAATTACATTCACTACACATCTTGTTCCCATGACAAGAGGCATTATGGCAACGATTTATGCCCCTCTAAAAGCGCAAATAAAAACGGCTGATGTCATTCATCTTTATAAAGAATTCTATGAAAAGCATCCCTTTATCAGAGTTAGGAATGAAGGCGAATTTCCAGCAACGAAAGAGGTGTATGGAAGTAATTATTGTGATATTGGCCTTTATGCAGACGACAGAACTGGAAGACTAACGGTCGTATCTGTGATTGATAATTTAGTAAAAGGAGCAGCGGGGCAGGCGATACAAAACTTAAACATTATGAATGGCTGGGATGTCCAGACAGGATTAACGAATTTGCCGATTTATCCATAA
- the argJ gene encoding bifunctional ornithine acetyltransferase/N-acetylglutamate synthase — protein MQTIEKKKIMVVEGGGVTTPKGFKAGGLHCGIKRKRLDLGFISSVVPATAAGVYTTNLFQAAPLMVTQESIDKEHKIQALLVNSGNANSCTGEQGLQDAYDMQRLFAEKMGVPNHYVAVTSTGVIGVPLPMDKMKAGIEKSLEKENEGVIRFEQAILTTDTGVKNVCVQLEIDGEVVTIGGAAKGSGMIHPNMATMLGFITTDAQIDHTTLTEVLKEVTNQTFNMITVDGDTSTNDMVLVMANGEAKNKPITNNHPQWSLFVEAFQMVSESLAKQIARDGEGATKLIEVQVEGAIDDEAARGISKSIISSNLVKTAIYGTDPNWGRIVCAIGYSGEKLNPTHVTVKLGPITVVEKGLPFAFDEEEAKTYLQQENIHIFVDLHQGEGKATAWGCDLTYDYVKINASYRT, from the coding sequence ATGCAAACCATTGAAAAGAAAAAGATAATGGTCGTTGAAGGTGGGGGAGTAACGACTCCAAAAGGTTTTAAGGCAGGAGGGTTACATTGCGGGATTAAAAGAAAACGATTAGACCTAGGATTTATTTCATCCGTGGTTCCCGCCACGGCAGCTGGAGTGTATACGACCAATCTCTTTCAGGCGGCTCCGTTAATGGTTACCCAAGAAAGCATTGATAAGGAGCATAAAATTCAAGCACTCCTTGTCAATTCGGGTAATGCGAATTCATGCACAGGTGAACAAGGTTTACAAGATGCTTATGACATGCAGAGACTGTTTGCAGAGAAAATGGGGGTTCCCAACCATTATGTAGCTGTTACATCTACTGGAGTAATTGGCGTACCGTTACCTATGGATAAAATGAAGGCTGGGATTGAAAAGAGTCTGGAGAAAGAGAATGAAGGGGTTATTCGCTTTGAACAAGCGATTTTAACAACAGATACTGGAGTGAAAAATGTCTGTGTCCAGCTTGAAATAGATGGAGAAGTCGTAACAATCGGAGGAGCAGCGAAAGGCTCGGGAATGATTCATCCGAATATGGCTACGATGCTAGGGTTTATTACAACAGATGCTCAAATTGATCATACGACTTTAACCGAAGTTCTAAAAGAAGTGACCAATCAAACGTTTAACATGATTACAGTCGATGGGGACACTAGTACAAACGATATGGTGCTTGTTATGGCAAATGGCGAGGCAAAAAATAAACCCATAACAAATAACCATCCACAATGGTCCTTGTTTGTAGAAGCATTTCAAATGGTTTCAGAAAGCTTAGCAAAGCAAATTGCCCGTGATGGTGAAGGAGCAACGAAACTAATAGAGGTTCAGGTTGAAGGGGCCATAGACGATGAGGCGGCTCGAGGTATTAGTAAATCCATTATTTCATCAAATTTAGTGAAAACAGCCATCTACGGAACAGACCCAAACTGGGGACGAATCGTGTGCGCCATCGGATATAGTGGTGAAAAGCTAAATCCAACTCATGTCACCGTAAAATTGGGACCGATAACGGTGGTGGAAAAAGGGCTACCTTTCGCTTTTGATGAAGAAGAGGCTAAGACGTATCTACAGCAGGAAAACATCCATATTTTTGTTGATCTTCATCAAGGTGAAGGAAAAGCAACGGCTTGGGGATGCGATTTAACCTATGACTACGTCAAAATCAACGCATCTTACCGGACATGA
- the argB gene encoding acetylglutamate kinase, whose amino-acid sequence MKYLVIKCGGSVLEKLPALFFRDIIQLQQGGEWQPIIVHGGGPLISTLLTKLGIPTKFVNGLRVTTEEVLDIVEMVLSGSVNKQIVRQITKQGGRAYGISGVDGGLLQTTPVHNADEIGFVGNVCNVNKTMIEEIVKSEYIPVISPVGMDLEGQRYNVNGDMAAAAIASSLQATLCMVSDIPGIYTVVEGKQQLLNQATQTDIENMISQEIIKGGMIPKVRSAIDALTANVPEVVILNGVDTSSLIDFTLGKEIGTKILLNKESHYAS is encoded by the coding sequence GTGAAGTACCTTGTCATTAAATGTGGGGGAAGTGTTCTAGAAAAGCTCCCTGCTCTCTTTTTTAGGGATATTATCCAACTCCAACAAGGTGGGGAATGGCAACCGATTATTGTGCATGGTGGAGGTCCACTTATTTCAACATTATTAACGAAATTAGGGATTCCGACAAAGTTTGTAAACGGCCTACGTGTTACGACGGAAGAAGTATTAGATATTGTTGAGATGGTGTTAAGTGGTTCTGTTAATAAACAAATTGTAAGACAGATAACAAAACAAGGCGGTCGTGCGTACGGTATAAGCGGTGTCGATGGAGGTCTTTTACAAACAACACCTGTTCATAATGCGGATGAAATAGGTTTTGTAGGAAATGTCTGTAACGTGAACAAAACGATGATTGAAGAGATTGTCAAATCAGAGTACATTCCCGTTATTTCACCAGTTGGAATGGATCTAGAGGGACAGCGTTACAACGTCAATGGAGATATGGCTGCAGCCGCCATTGCAAGCTCACTACAAGCTACCTTATGTATGGTTAGTGATATCCCAGGCATCTATACAGTGGTGGAAGGGAAACAACAGCTTCTTAATCAAGCAACCCAAACTGATATAGAGAACATGATTTCTCAAGAAATAATCAAGGGTGGAATGATTCCAAAAGTAAGGTCTGCTATTGATGCTCTTACCGCAAATGTCCCAGAAGTTGTGATTCTGAATGGGGTGGATACAAGTAGTTTGATTGATTTTACCCTAGGAAAAGAAATTGGGACCAAAATTCTGCTAAATAAGGAGAGTCACTATGCTAGCTAG
- a CDS encoding acetylornithine transaminase produces MLASSSDSLKVSALIPTYNRFPLTIVKGKGSFVWDEAGEKYLDFTSGIATCNLGHIPEPVKMKLVEQLLTLWHCSNLYHIPKQEKLASLLVKQSFGDQVFFCNSGAEANEAAIKLARSYAQKEWGSEKYEIVTFTQSFHGRTLATLSATGQEKIQQGFAPLVPGFRYLPFNDMEALNSLVSDNTCAVLLELIQGEGGVIPANPEWVKKLDQICKENDLLLMVDEIQTGMGRTGSLFAYQQYDIEPDVMSLAKGLGSGFPIGAIVANEKAAKGFQPGSHGSTFGGNPLAVTAGIATIEQMIQSDFMNTVKELGTYLSEKLKELKQTCSQIEDIRGKGLLQGIVIPKKAGQVVEKAREQKVLLLTAGPDVVRILPPLTTSQEEIDDLIAVLESIFKYSLTD; encoded by the coding sequence ATGCTAGCTAGTTCAAGCGATTCCTTAAAGGTTTCCGCTTTAATACCTACTTATAATAGATTTCCTTTAACCATTGTAAAGGGGAAAGGAAGCTTTGTATGGGATGAAGCAGGGGAAAAGTATTTAGATTTCACGTCTGGAATTGCTACCTGTAATTTAGGACATATTCCAGAACCAGTCAAAATGAAATTGGTGGAGCAATTACTAACGCTTTGGCACTGCTCGAATCTATATCACATTCCGAAGCAAGAAAAGTTAGCTAGTTTACTAGTAAAACAAAGCTTCGGAGATCAAGTGTTTTTTTGTAATAGCGGTGCAGAAGCCAATGAAGCTGCTATTAAACTAGCGCGAAGCTATGCCCAAAAAGAATGGGGTTCGGAAAAGTATGAAATTGTAACCTTTACCCAGTCCTTTCATGGTCGAACTTTAGCAACTTTATCAGCAACCGGACAGGAAAAAATTCAACAAGGATTTGCTCCTCTCGTTCCAGGATTCCGCTACTTACCTTTTAACGATATGGAGGCACTTAACTCCCTTGTATCAGACAATACCTGTGCGGTTTTATTAGAGCTGATTCAAGGAGAAGGTGGCGTTATACCAGCCAATCCGGAATGGGTCAAAAAACTTGACCAAATATGTAAAGAGAACGACCTTTTACTCATGGTTGATGAAATACAAACAGGAATGGGAAGAACAGGGAGCCTGTTTGCCTATCAACAATATGACATAGAGCCAGATGTCATGAGTTTAGCAAAAGGTTTAGGCTCTGGTTTTCCAATCGGTGCAATTGTAGCAAATGAAAAAGCAGCTAAAGGCTTTCAACCTGGAAGTCATGGCAGTACCTTTGGAGGAAATCCGTTAGCCGTTACAGCAGGAATCGCGACAATAGAGCAAATGATTCAATCAGACTTTATGAACACGGTAAAAGAGCTCGGTACTTATTTAAGTGAAAAACTAAAAGAATTAAAACAGACATGTTCACAAATTGAAGACATTCGTGGAAAGGGTTTGCTTCAAGGAATTGTTATTCCGAAAAAGGCAGGTCAAGTCGTTGAAAAGGCTCGTGAACAAAAAGTGTTATTACTAACGGCTGGGCCAGATGTGGTCAGGATTCTTCCTCCCCTAACCACAAGCCAAGAGGAAATCGATGACCTCATAGCCGTTTTGGAATCCATTTTCAAATATTCACTTACAGATTGA
- a CDS encoding carbamoyl phosphate synthase small subunit: MTKGYLILETGEIFEGTLIGSEKQVTGEVVFNTSMTGYQEIITDPSYAGQILVFCYPIIGNYGVNVFDNESKQPFLSGVIIGDHCEKPSHYQAVNSLSNQLKQAGIAGLTWVDTRALVRVIRDKGTVKGVISDDLSHATPKLESYEPTFWVKVVSTKKEKYYPNNGPHVVLIDFGYKKSILTALLDAGCAVTVVPYHYTYQQVCNLQPDGVVLSNGPGDPMELKDRFQDIKKMTTRFPSLGICLGHQLIALAYGAKTEKLKFGHRGGNHAVKEIETGKVRMTSQNHSYVVVNDSIDSNVFAITFRNVNDQTVEGLRHLKYPIQSVQFHPEAHPGPSDTAHIFNRFIEQLIALGEISYAVK, translated from the coding sequence GTGACAAAAGGATATTTGATACTGGAAACAGGTGAAATATTTGAAGGGACTCTCATTGGCTCCGAAAAGCAAGTAACGGGAGAAGTTGTATTTAACACCAGTATGACAGGCTATCAAGAAATCATTACAGATCCCTCTTATGCTGGGCAAATATTAGTTTTTTGCTATCCGATCATTGGAAATTATGGAGTCAATGTATTTGACAATGAAAGTAAACAACCTTTCCTTTCAGGGGTTATTATTGGAGACCATTGTGAAAAGCCAAGTCACTACCAAGCCGTTAACAGTTTGTCCAACCAGTTAAAACAGGCTGGCATTGCAGGGTTAACTTGGGTTGATACGCGAGCATTGGTCCGAGTTATTCGTGATAAAGGCACGGTAAAAGGTGTCATTTCAGATGACCTTTCTCATGCTACCCCAAAATTAGAGAGCTATGAACCAACCTTTTGGGTAAAGGTAGTATCAACAAAGAAAGAAAAGTATTATCCAAACAATGGACCACATGTCGTTCTGATAGATTTTGGATATAAAAAATCCATTCTTACCGCTCTATTGGATGCGGGTTGCGCCGTTACAGTCGTTCCCTACCATTACACCTATCAACAGGTGTGCAACCTCCAACCAGATGGTGTGGTTCTAAGTAATGGACCAGGAGACCCGATGGAATTAAAGGATAGATTCCAAGATATAAAGAAAATGACAACACGGTTTCCTTCACTAGGTATTTGTCTTGGACATCAGTTAATTGCTCTTGCCTACGGTGCGAAAACGGAAAAATTAAAATTTGGACACCGGGGTGGAAATCATGCTGTCAAAGAAATCGAGACTGGTAAGGTTCGCATGACCTCACAAAATCACAGTTATGTTGTCGTTAATGACAGTATTGATTCGAATGTTTTTGCTATCACTTTTCGTAACGTGAATGATCAAACGGTAGAGGGTCTGAGACATCTAAAGTACCCAATCCAATCCGTCCAATTTCATCCGGAAGCTCATCCTGGACCAAGTGATACTGCCCATATTTTTAATAGATTTATTGAACAACTTATAGCATTAGGAGAAATCAGCTATGCCGTTAAATAA
- the carB gene encoding carbamoyl-phosphate synthase (glutamine-hydrolyzing) large subunit translates to MPLNKELKKVLVIGSGPIVIGQAAEFDYAGTQACLALKEEGIEVILVNNNPATIMTDETIADKVYMEPLTLPFLEEIIKKEKPDGLIGTLGGQTGLNATVQLHENGILQKYGVQILGSSVDSIQKGEDREKFRNLMLEIGEPIPESKIIECYEDGLNFVNEIGYPVIIRPAYTLGGAGGGFAHSEEELEMILKKGLSASPIHQVLVEKSIKGWKEIEYEVMRDANDTCIIVCNMENMDPVGVHTGDSIVVAPSQTLTDVQHQMLRDASLKVIRSLGIIGGCNIQFALDPASNQYYIIEVNPRVSRSSALASKATGYPIARIAAKCAVGYNLDEILNPITGSTFASFEPALDYIVVKLPRFPFDKFPEADRTLGTQMKATGEVMALDRSFEGALNKAIRSLEMGVYGLNLMGMEKLEDTTLHTLLQTVTDTRLFAIAEAIRRGISLKVIHTDTQIDYWFLEKLKGIVELEKEISIHSIGSLPDLLWMKAKRFNISDLRLADLLESTEKMVREKIKAMGLKPGYKLVDTCAAEFDAVTPYYYSTWQGEDEVEPTNRKKIAVIGSGPIRIGQGVEFDYCSVHATLAVKELGYEAVVINNNPETVSTDYSIADSLYFEPLTTEDVLYVLEKEKVEGVLIQFGGQTAINLAHSLKEEGVQVLGTSVEAIDQLEDREQFYQLLQKLEIPHIEGESASQPEQLVHIANKLGYPVLVRPSYVIGGQSMFIFYKEENLLQYTDQLSLTQNEKMWPLLVDKYVAGMECEVDVISDGKDIVIPGIFEHIEASGVHSGDSTAIFPPVMLSKQQKEIIVEYAKRIAKESSIMGIMNIQYVISQETIYVLEVNPRASRTVPIISKITNIPLVKWATSVQLGTKLRNVTKEIGLIQEPSFYSVKFPVFSAAKLKGVDHAVGPEMKSTGEVLGIGETLEEALNKAMFYDGNHPQQSISEKPYIFCSIADEYKEECLSIIKELVVGKGYRVVATPGTYDFLKKSGITPLPIVKENQNLDTFWKQGKIGAVLNIPTGGRNWGTAGFYIRELSIRYQVPLYTSLQTFEAAFRIEPTWKKKVRSMNEYPNRNQNLMSSEV, encoded by the coding sequence ATGCCGTTAAATAAGGAACTAAAAAAAGTATTAGTGATTGGGTCGGGCCCTATTGTTATTGGGCAGGCAGCCGAATTTGATTATGCAGGTACACAGGCATGTCTAGCTTTAAAGGAAGAAGGAATCGAAGTTATTCTTGTGAACAATAATCCTGCAACTATCATGACTGACGAAACCATTGCAGATAAAGTGTATATGGAACCTTTAACTCTTCCATTTCTGGAAGAAATCATCAAAAAAGAAAAGCCAGATGGGTTAATTGGAACGCTAGGTGGTCAAACCGGTTTAAATGCAACCGTTCAGCTCCATGAGAATGGAATTTTACAAAAATACGGAGTTCAAATCCTCGGTAGTTCTGTTGATTCTATCCAAAAAGGAGAAGACCGAGAGAAATTTCGAAACTTAATGCTTGAAATTGGAGAACCTATCCCGGAATCTAAAATCATTGAATGCTACGAAGATGGCTTGAACTTCGTTAATGAAATCGGGTATCCCGTCATTATTCGGCCAGCCTATACGCTTGGAGGGGCGGGTGGTGGTTTTGCACATTCAGAAGAAGAGCTAGAAATGATTCTGAAAAAAGGATTATCAGCAAGTCCCATACACCAGGTACTAGTTGAAAAGAGTATAAAAGGCTGGAAAGAAATTGAATACGAAGTCATGAGAGATGCTAATGACACGTGTATCATTGTTTGCAACATGGAAAACATGGACCCGGTTGGTGTTCATACGGGTGATTCAATAGTTGTAGCACCTTCTCAGACTCTGACAGACGTCCAGCACCAAATGCTCAGAGATGCTTCACTGAAAGTAATCCGTTCTCTTGGAATTATAGGGGGCTGTAACATTCAATTCGCTTTGGATCCTGCTTCGAATCAATATTATATTATCGAGGTTAATCCGCGGGTTAGTCGATCCTCGGCACTGGCTTCGAAAGCTACGGGCTACCCGATTGCGCGTATCGCTGCAAAATGTGCAGTCGGTTATAATCTCGATGAAATACTGAATCCGATAACAGGGTCTACGTTTGCATCATTCGAACCAGCATTAGATTATATTGTCGTCAAATTACCTAGATTTCCATTTGATAAATTTCCAGAAGCAGACCGGACGTTAGGGACACAGATGAAAGCCACTGGTGAAGTCATGGCATTAGATCGTTCGTTCGAGGGTGCTCTAAATAAAGCCATTCGCTCCCTCGAAATGGGTGTGTATGGGCTAAATCTAATGGGAATGGAAAAATTAGAAGACACAACTCTTCATACTCTTCTTCAAACAGTGACTGATACCAGATTGTTCGCGATAGCAGAAGCCATTAGGCGTGGAATAAGTTTGAAGGTCATTCATACTGACACCCAGATAGACTATTGGTTCTTAGAGAAACTCAAGGGGATCGTGGAGTTGGAAAAAGAAATATCGATTCATTCGATTGGTTCTCTTCCGGATTTATTGTGGATGAAAGCAAAACGGTTCAATATCAGCGACCTTAGACTAGCAGACCTTTTAGAATCAACAGAAAAAATGGTTCGAGAAAAAATAAAAGCAATGGGGTTAAAGCCAGGCTATAAATTAGTAGATACATGTGCTGCAGAATTTGATGCAGTAACACCCTACTATTATTCTACCTGGCAAGGCGAGGATGAAGTAGAGCCGACAAACCGTAAGAAAATCGCGGTGATTGGTTCCGGTCCCATTCGAATTGGGCAAGGAGTAGAGTTTGATTATTGCTCGGTTCATGCAACCTTGGCCGTTAAAGAATTAGGATATGAAGCGGTTGTCATTAACAATAATCCTGAAACTGTTAGTACGGATTATTCCATAGCCGATTCATTATATTTTGAACCATTAACAACCGAGGATGTACTGTATGTACTGGAAAAAGAGAAGGTAGAAGGAGTCCTCATCCAATTTGGTGGGCAAACAGCTATCAATCTCGCACATTCTCTAAAAGAAGAAGGGGTTCAAGTTCTGGGGACGTCAGTAGAAGCTATTGACCAGCTAGAGGATCGTGAGCAGTTTTATCAACTATTACAAAAGTTAGAGATTCCTCATATTGAGGGAGAATCTGCTAGTCAACCAGAACAACTTGTACACATAGCAAATAAATTAGGCTATCCAGTGTTGGTCCGGCCATCGTATGTCATCGGTGGACAATCGATGTTTATTTTCTATAAGGAAGAAAATCTGCTTCAATATACTGATCAACTAAGCTTGACCCAGAATGAAAAAATGTGGCCATTATTAGTTGATAAATACGTTGCTGGTATGGAATGTGAAGTGGATGTCATTAGTGATGGGAAGGATATCGTCATCCCAGGAATCTTTGAACATATTGAAGCATCAGGTGTTCATTCCGGGGATAGTACGGCCATCTTTCCACCAGTAATGTTGTCTAAACAACAGAAAGAAATCATTGTGGAATATGCAAAGAGAATTGCTAAGGAAAGCTCCATAATGGGCATCATGAACATTCAATATGTGATTTCACAGGAGACGATATACGTTTTAGAAGTAAATCCAAGGGCATCTAGAACGGTACCGATTATAAGTAAAATAACCAATATACCATTAGTAAAATGGGCTACGTCTGTTCAACTAGGAACAAAACTAAGAAATGTCACGAAAGAAATAGGGTTAATCCAGGAACCATCCTTCTATTCAGTAAAGTTTCCGGTATTTTCGGCAGCAAAACTGAAAGGTGTAGACCATGCTGTCGGTCCAGAGATGAAATCTACAGGGGAAGTGCTAGGAATAGGAGAAACGCTAGAGGAAGCTCTAAATAAAGCAATGTTTTACGATGGCAATCATCCTCAGCAGTCTATTAGTGAAAAGCCATATATCTTCTGTTCCATTGCCGATGAGTATAAAGAAGAATGCCTATCTATCATTAAAGAGTTGGTAGTCGGAAAAGGCTACCGAGTAGTTGCAACACCGGGGACGTATGATTTCTTGAAGAAATCAGGGATAACACCATTGCCGATTGTAAAAGAGAATCAGAACCTAGATACTTTTTGGAAACAAGGAAAAATAGGGGCCGTTTTAAATATTCCTACAGGTGGTCGTAACTGGGGTACTGCAGGTTTTTATATTCGAGAACTATCGATTCGGTATCAGGTACCATTGTATACAAGCTTGCAAACCTTTGAAGCAGCATTCCGAATAGAACCCACATGGAAAAAGAAAGTTCGGTCGATGAATGAGTATCCAAACAGGAATCAGAATCTAATGAGTAGTGAGGTGTAA
- the argF gene encoding ornithine carbamoyltransferase: MNSHLKVLKSEVNTQRLPRDFLTLSDFSSSDIMNLLTEALAIKDMQKKGIPHPFLKGKVLGMIFEKSSTRTRVSFEVGMLQLGGHAIFLSSKDIQLGRGETVADTAKVLSRYVDGIMVRTYGHDQLEEFAENATIPVINGLTDLHHPTQVLADLLTILEHKGELKGLKMCYIGDGNNNMTHSLMEGASKVGMHVSVACPKGYEPNSLITAKATEVANLSGCTITVTHDPFDAIQDADVVVTDVWASMGMEEEAERRLKDFVPYQVNSELCQHAKSDFIFLHCLPAHRGEEVTADILDGPHSVVFDEAENRLHAQKAILKALLGNG; this comes from the coding sequence ATGAATAGTCATCTTAAAGTATTGAAAAGTGAAGTAAACACTCAAAGATTACCAAGGGATTTTCTAACTCTTTCCGATTTTAGTTCAAGTGACATTATGAATCTACTTACGGAAGCATTGGCTATAAAAGACATGCAAAAGAAAGGCATTCCACACCCCTTCTTAAAGGGAAAGGTGTTAGGGATGATTTTCGAAAAATCCTCTACTCGTACGAGAGTTTCTTTCGAAGTTGGGATGCTTCAACTGGGGGGGCATGCGATTTTCCTAAGTTCTAAGGATATACAGCTAGGGCGCGGTGAAACCGTAGCGGACACAGCAAAGGTTTTATCCCGTTACGTTGATGGAATTATGGTCAGAACATATGGCCATGACCAGTTAGAAGAGTTTGCAGAGAATGCTACCATTCCTGTTATTAACGGATTAACAGATTTACATCATCCAACACAAGTTCTGGCAGATCTTCTAACCATACTTGAACATAAAGGAGAGTTGAAAGGGTTAAAAATGTGTTATATCGGGGACGGCAACAATAATATGACACACTCCCTCATGGAAGGTGCTTCAAAAGTTGGAATGCATGTCAGTGTAGCCTGTCCTAAAGGATATGAGCCGAACTCACTTATAACAGCAAAAGCGACGGAAGTGGCTAATCTCTCTGGGTGTACTATTACTGTGACGCATGATCCCTTTGATGCCATTCAGGACGCAGATGTTGTGGTTACAGATGTCTGGGCGAGTATGGGGATGGAAGAAGAAGCAGAAAGAAGGTTAAAAGATTTTGTTCCTTACCAAGTGAACAGTGAATTATGTCAGCACGCAAAATCTGACTTTATATTTCTTCATTGTTTGCCGGCACATCGCGGTGAAGAAGTAACCGCAGATATTTTGGATGGACCTCACTCTGTTGTTTTTGATGAAGCTGAAAACCGCTTACATGCACAAAAGGCTATCTTAAAAGCATTACTCGGAAACGGGTAA